One genomic segment of Kordiimonas sp. SCSIO 12603 includes these proteins:
- a CDS encoding GNAT family N-acetyltransferase encodes MAANIEIREAKASDARALNAYIKEIYGTSDHLITRQSEFRTGSFKQRFWISKKALHPSETCLLALRDGKIIGMLDSWTDMRARVKHSTSFAMSVKQGHRGNGIGKAILNHFILWVKKHETLERIELHVHSDNVAAQQLYKNLGFELEGTRHKVLRYEDGRVIDDHIMALWP; translated from the coding sequence GTGGCAGCAAATATTGAAATTCGTGAAGCTAAGGCCTCTGACGCACGTGCTCTGAACGCATATATTAAGGAAATTTACGGCACTTCTGACCACTTGATCACACGACAATCAGAATTTCGAACTGGCAGCTTTAAACAGCGCTTCTGGATTTCCAAGAAAGCTCTACATCCTTCGGAAACATGCCTATTGGCTTTAAGGGATGGTAAAATCATCGGCATGCTTGATAGCTGGACAGATATGCGTGCCCGTGTAAAGCACAGTACAAGCTTCGCTATGTCTGTGAAACAAGGGCACAGAGGGAACGGCATTGGCAAAGCAATCCTCAATCATTTTATTCTTTGGGTAAAAAAACACGAAACGCTTGAGCGTATTGAACTTCACGTGCACAGTGATAATGTTGCAGCGCAACAACTTTATAAAAACCTTGGCTTTGAACTAGAAGGCACACGTCACAAAGTGCTTAGATATGAAGATGGCCGGGTAATTGACGATCATATTATGGCGCTATGGCCGTAA
- the gatC gene encoding Asp-tRNA(Asn)/Glu-tRNA(Gln) amidotransferase subunit GatC produces the protein MSNIDKATVAKIARLSRIKIEEDKLEPLAGELNNILGWVEQLEEVNTDNIEPMASVVDAKLRWRTDDVNDGDKQESVLKNAPRAEFGFFAVPKVIE, from the coding sequence ATGTCAAACATTGACAAGGCAACTGTTGCCAAAATTGCGCGTCTTTCGCGCATCAAAATTGAAGAAGACAAGCTGGAGCCACTAGCGGGTGAGCTTAACAATATCCTTGGTTGGGTAGAGCAGCTTGAAGAAGTAAATACAGATAACATCGAGCCAATGGCGAGTGTTGTTGATGCAAAGCTGCGTTGGCGCACTGATGATGTGAATGACGGCGACAAGCAGGAAAGCGTTCTGAAAAATGCGCCACGCGCAGAATTCGGCTTCTTTGCTGTACCTAAAGTAATTGAGTAG